CGTTATGATCTCGTGCGCCGACCACCCAATGCACAATGCAATGCACACAGCAAGGCAGCTTTCAAAAGGGCTCATTTCACTCAAATGTCAGCTGTCAAATCAGCTGTCACgctcaaaataataaacacaattattttaaattcactGTTTTTCGGATCGATTTATTGGGATTGTTTTACTGTTCCTgcttatttattgaaaataccAATAAGACGATTTTCTTCGTATTATCAAACTATTACTATTTGATAAGAAGCTATTCTTaaatataaaagaataaaTCAATCCTAATTTCAGAAAACCCTTTTCTGAGTAAAAagatatgtatttttttttttttttgtgtggataaataatttatttgtagTACTTTTCACTGTGGAAGTCTTTTTCAACACGCCCTAAAGTAGAACTAACAGAGGTAATAAAGACTCCCTGTGTAGCCGTATCTCCAGCACTGTTTAGCAGCGTAGAGCACAGTGCAGCTGGGGGGAATTCGAGCCCCAGTCCGGTtggttttattggttttgttcTTGAAATATGTTTACCGATAGTTTAAAATGCTATGTATGTGCAATGGATTAGCAATTGAAACTGATTGAACATGTGAGGCATTAAGTCGAAAGTTATTGAACGAAACATGAATCATATTTTGAGATATGTTTGATGCTGCcaataatgtaatgtaataataaacaacTAGCATCACATTTCCAGACATTTAACTAGATTTCGGGATGCCTACTTGAGCTGTCTGCTTAGCTCAAAACAGACATCAAGTCCATTGACCCGATGTAATCTCTGCTCACTGCTGCCCTGAATCGGTGGTACGAGTGAGCTTCAAATTAATCACTTCCGGTAGGGACAATTGAAACCTTTCCGTTGCAACAGTTCGGTGGGTTATGAGTGGCGTTGATTCCAGAATCATTCAATTGCTGAACGCTAAAACAAACGCGCTGAACAAACGCGTACGAGTGAGTTTCGTTTGGGTTTTTGAGCATTGGTGGTAGTTTGGGCTTCAACCTCGTGCACTGTGGACGGTatggatgaaataaaaaaggccCTAACCGAGGCCGACCCATTTGCCAGTTGGTGGCCATTCATAATAGCCGGCATCGTGTTCGTGATCGGCACTGTCAGGTGAGTGGTGATGGGTGGTTAAATCGTCATGTTCGATCCTTCAATCAACCTCCCATTGCGCACCTGCGTTTCTCTCCCGGGTGCGTGTGCAGGACGTACATGGGTGGACAGCCCTGCCCGAATGGGAACACCATCCCGGAACGTGTAGTCGTGGTGACGGGAGCGTCCGGAGGCATCGGACGTGAGGTATGCCGAGAGTTGGCACGGCGGAAGGCGAGATGTTTGGTTCTGGCCTGCCGCAGCACCGAGCAGGGTGATGCGTTACGAGAGCTGCTCCACCGAGAAGCGCCCGACTGTACGTGTGAGGTGTTCGTGCTGGATCTACGCTCATTCGACAGCGTGCGGAGATTTGTGCGGCAGGTACAGGCGCACCATCCGACGGTGGATGCGCTGGTAAACTGTGCCGGAGTAATTTTCCAACCGGGCGGACGCACCGTGGACGGATACGAGCAACATCTGCAGTGTAACTTCCTGTCTCACTTCTTGCTAACGCAACTGCTTCGACCCCAACTGGTTCGGTCGCAGTACGGTGGCCGCGTGGTGAACGTATCCGCCCATGGGTACACTGCCGCCAAGATCGTCGATCGTGACGACCCACTCAATGTACGTCAGCTTACGCAGAGCGGACGGGATGCTTTCGCCCACTCAAAACTGGCCATCGTGCTGGCGAGCAGAGTTCTGGCCAGGAAGCTCCAGGCAGAGGGGCATCAAACCACCGTCAACTGCTGCTCACCGGGGTTGGTCCGAGGTACCGGACATCTGCGGCACTCCCCCATCATGAAGGCACTATTCGCGAAGGTGCTCACCTTTCCCTGGATGTGGCTGTTCATGAGGAGTCCGGCACAGGGCGCACACACCATCGTTCGCCTAGTAACGGACCCAGAACTGGCCAGCTGCAACGGAGACTTTTTCAAGTAAGTGTTTGCCCTGAGGCGTCCACAACGCGAGTGTTAATTTTTTGATGCCTATCAACAGTGATTGTGAGCGTGTGGAGATGTCAGACCTGGCGAAAGATGACGAGTTGGCCGAACGGTTGTACCACGCTTCGCTCAGTGCGGTTGGGCTGAGTGAGACTTCCTCGCAGCAGCATATCAAGGGCAAGAAGAATTAGCCGAGCAACACAGCAAACGGGAATGAAATCACCAAATACTCCGCCtgcaagtatgcaatccgcatcgCACAATCTACGTTTTTGTGGTTCCATTTCAACTCTTTGTTTAGCGCTGTCCAAGTTTGCACGCCTTTCACAACAAATAAATTCTCGTAGTATTATGCTTTGCTAATTCTACAAATTACACTCAATCTGTGGGTACAGCTGCCGGGGAATCAATCTTCCATGATGTACCCGGTTCTAAATCTATATTTAATGCGTGTTGTCTTGCCGCTATGCCTTGTTTTGCTTCCGCCGTAGCATTATTTGCACCCTCCAAACCCACGAAGATATCTTCCGACCACGGCCAAACTTACCTTACGTATCGTTGTATTTTCTGACACGTTTACATCTACCTTCTGGTTCCGTGCGATAAGGATGCGATTAAACGCTCTCCCCACCTAGTCATTACTACTGCATAAACTGGGGACTGTGATGAGGCTGTTCGGACACTTGTGCCGGAGCCTGGCGTTAGGTAACGGAGTGGTAAAGAAGAGGCATCATAAAAGATAATTTAACACTCTTAATATTTGGGAACAGACTGTAATATGCTAGCGCCTCattgcttttttgttactctctttctttccGTGAGGAAACCACCGAGTGGTCGATGAAAATGGGTATCGTTTATAACTTTTGCTGTAAAGTTACACCGTTTACTTACCATCATGGCTGGGAAGTTTCTTTCAATGCAATAATGGGATTTCGTGCTTTTATTGGGAGTTTCGGGGAGTTGGAGAGCAGCTAGTTGAAACATTTGTTCCCTATCGGGAACTTTTCGATTCGAGTGTATTAAgcttgtgtgcgagtgtgaaAAAAACGGCCTGTACACTCAACTCCTGGACGTCCTGGAGACACACCAACAAAGCAACATATTTCACAGCCATCTGTCACATTTAGACGACGACGATACTCTGCCCACACTACCAATTGACGTTACAATCGGGGCTTTCACAAAGTGGGCTCCGGTTTTCGTACGCCTTACCGCACACCATTTACAGCCCGCCATAAAAGCAAACCGACCCAATCGGACTGATAAGCGTGAGAAGCGTTTcagcacaccaccaccagtgcGTACCGCATCACGCCCACATCCATCCAAACCTCCGTTCCTTTGTCAGCATCCCAAGAAAAATGCGTGTCCCATGAAGTAACGTAGCGAGTTTGGATGAAACTTTGCATTAATCAGCCTTACCGCTTCTAAATGGGTTTTCGGACACAGTTTCGGAAACAatgaaacccttttttttgtaccactaaccaattttcattctgatttgtttgttttgtttttttgtttgtttttttttttttggtttgttgatccatttaattaaattcttatttttcattatttttataatttttcctcCGATGCGTTCCCTTTCCGATCGCGCAACATTCGCGTTGTTAGGACAAAATTGCGCTCTAGAATTGTTGGTTGTTCactttctttaatttattattattttgcgtgtgtgtttttttctgtaatgtGATtatggtgttgttgctgctgatgcttggtttggtttttgaagGGGACGCAATAATGTGCAAGTGTTACATCATCGCGGATGTGTGGGAATATACGGTGAGCGGTGTACCTCGTGTTTGAGTATGTATATGCAATATATTatagagcgaaagagaaagagaggtgTACAACGTTTTGTTCGGCGTAGTGAGGGCATTAAGGGTACTAGAGATGAATAGAATTTAATGAAGTGTTAACACACTGCCCAGCTTTGCTAACCATTTTGTCTatcattctctctctttctccctctctttctctctcttttcatttatctttccTCAAAGTTGCTAACGTTTTATCTATGGTGTGATTATCAACTCTTATTATCAACTTTATTTTCTCATCTGTGTGTGCCATTGTTTTTAAGCGATTGAGTggtttttgtatgtttgtaatttttgttattttttcactcTGTTTTTTACAtctaacgttttttttgcttcaaggGGTTTAAGATTTCTTTAAGAAgttttggttcattttccacgtattttttcatcctttcctTGATTTGATGCTTGTGGTCAAGTTAATGTAATGCATGCACATGAtatatttgtgtttcttttgtttttttcacactcatttttgttttgtctcatTGATTCTCCTCCCAACCGTTCTATTTTGGTTCTGGGCGACCGCTACTTGGTTCTCGAATGtattgggtgcttaaaaacttGCTCAATTGCGACTAGCGACAGCCGCACGTTGAAGGTGCAGTGCATTGTTTTCGCCTAATACAACGCAACCACACATACCACCTTGCCCCCGATGGTGGGTGGAAGGAGAAGGAAGTAACATTGTATATAgatatattttcttttgcataacGTTTGCATTATAACTAAACAGGAACAGAAaattagaaacaaacaaaccattcctAACTAAGCAACGATCGGTTGATTTTCTAGCATTCATCTCGTccgttttgtattttattctgCACCTTCGGATcgatttcggtttttttttgttttgaaacatttttctcttttattccTGAAGATCCAACAGTCGTCTTTCTTTTGTCTATTATGTTACAAACTATGAATAAGGATTACAATATTAGGAATATTTTGTGAGCTGTTGCTTCTTTCACTGAGCTGCGGGATGGTAACAGCAAATTGTTCCACTTTGATTTGTATCGTTCGTTTTAGCGGTTTTGTTAGATTTGctaataaacaatttattaaaacttgcatgTGTAGCtagtgttcttttttcctttgggACCAGCAATCGGAACAGTTGCGCTCATCGAACGCGTTAGTGTAAATTTACCACGGGTActttattaattgttttcagtTGCGTTTATATTGGGATGTTTCGTGTTAAGtattcacaaacaaaaaataaagaaacgatgCTTGTTTCCATTAACGTAGTTTTTTTCGTAAGAAATTctaaaattcaacaaacaacacgtTTAAACGTTTCTAttcgttacaaaaaaaaacaatgtaatCTGAGTTTTGTCATGCTTTTAACGTGTTTATAATTTTCCGTAATTATCATATCcctataatttttttatcgctttcaATGAAATAACTCAATTTTTGCTCAAATTAACCAAAGAAAATGGTGTATTGGTTCCTTTGGGTTTGCTTATATTTTCCTATATTGTGTGTTATCTTCATTGATTACTTGGTTCTCTTTCGCTATAGTTTCCACTTACTGTTATGTAGGCATATCTATGCGGAAACTGTActtgcggttttgtttttgttttctcgctGTGAGATGAATTCATTTtcttaaattaattttgctagcaaattatttaaaaaacataacgatgttttcctttttgcggTATTTTCTGCCCGTTTTCTTCGTCTTTTCCACTCTGTCGCATGAGAGTGCGTGTGTTTgcagttgtttttgtgtttcttcttcagtTAGATGTGATATGTCAAACCGGTTCCACCCGCCCTACGTCTTTCCACTCTTGCGTTGGAGTTCTTCTTTTCTCGCCCTGGTGCTACCTTGGTGCCCCACCCGGACCGAAACACTTAAAGGAGTTGGTGCGTTGATTAGAGTACAAACAGTAGCATCACATAGCAGTCAAGTATCGTCAAACAAACGATACGCATAcgcgctctctctctatatctaaacaaacaaattaaaagcatAAACGGACACTAACCCAATACCGAAAGCTTAtttaacgtattttttttgtttattattttttgtcgaTTAATCGTCTCCATCCGCCTTAAGCCTTACCACTACGCGTCCTTGctctcctgctgctgcttaaATAAAGAGTAACGAACACTCACTGATTATCACAagattgttgtgttgtgcactGGCTTACTGGTCACCGAATACATGCGCTGAGTtagtgtgtttgcgtgtgtgtggtgtggttgtCAGGCTTGCCGCCATGTAAACATTTACAAGAAGCGATAAGATACGGGTTTTCGCTCTTTTAAAAGGGATAGTTTTCCGGTGCAGAAAGGATAAACGCCCTAATGATTATTGTGTCGCTTTCTGTCCATCGCACTCgtcttaatttaattgttgcGTGTGATTTTAGTTATTACCACTACAGTTTTTCACTTAGCCGTGTAGCCTGATATTCTTTCTTACTGGGGCAAAACGCACGCGTCTGTTTGATTACCTTTTTAACAGTGAATTCTTGCTGCCAACATGTATAACACAATGATCTCACCTGCTTACCAAGGTACAGAAAGCAAGCATGAACAACCAGCAAACAGGCATTGGGAAAGCATTTGTTTGCATAAGTGTCTAACGCCTTTTAGAAACAAATTTCCCCAGACGAGTGTGAAAACGCCGTAAGATATGCAATTCGCGAgttttggttcattttccgCACGTTTGACTGCATTTGGCCCAATGACTGGTCCGTGATCTCATGGATCTCGATAAGTGGAGTTTGAAAATTAtagcatactttcaggcgtataCACCCCTAATGCAGTAGCGGATCCCTTTTGAGCGGATTAAATACGCTTTCTTCTATTTTGCTTTCAGGTGTGGCATTTTTTGTCCGTTTAAGGGAACGAAATGAAGTTCGCGATAAGTAGTTGCAGATATCAAGTTCATCATGGCCACTGCAGGATAATACGGCGTAATGGAATCCTCTTCCCGGTCTACAGTCTACTAGTAATGCACTATAGTACAACATCTGCAGGGTATTGTGCGTGGGAGTGTGTgttaaagattaaaaaaatcccTCTAAATCACACAGAGCAAAACAATCCATTAACCAACGAGCTATTATTAAAGCGGCTTTCAGGAGTAAAACAGATGGTACGTcttgcggattgcatacttgtTCGGGTGTtggttcaaaaataaaatacgccCAAAAATTATGCAACCCACCGGACACCCACGCCCCTTGAAGTTATGCTAATCGCACAGCAAAATGGCTTTAGTAACGGCTTGTTGGTCAACTTGTACCACAACGATCAACAGGGTTGTGTGTCTAGTGTGTTTTCCTCCCCCTCGTGCGTTTGAGCTATCAACTTCCACTGTCGTTTGCTTGCGTCCCTACCGCTCTATTCGTTTTCCTAATAATTTCGATAAAATAGTTACTTACACTCTTCGGCGTGATTAGCTTGCAATTCTTAACTAGTCCTACTTACTTAGATCGTCACAGTgtatagttttttgttttttggggagATAATAGAAATATCTATGAAGTACAGAACCGTTCCAATGTTTGTGCCCGTGCCGAGAAAGCAAAACCGCACCTCTTGCGTTCTCATTTCATCCTGTGCCTCTTCCTCTCTTAGCGGGAGGCTTAATCCCGTGTCTCTAttcgctttttgttttatatgttgCCAAAGGCCGCTGCTAGTCTCGTTTTAGGAAGATATAAATATGATATTATGAAAAAGGACGCGTTTACATCTAGCACGTCTCGTTTAAAGGGGAATTTGTTTCACTATTCCTAGAATGGTGGAAAACGTTTTGTAAgtgggtttgtttggttttctgttgtttaatttttatctttctttttttctctttctttctctctctctccaacATACTTTCTCTTATTCTTttatgagtttgttttttttttctcattacattttagttttatttttactttatttttgtcGTACTCGTTTCTGATTTCGTGTGGTATTTTATACTGTGCCTGATTAAGCATTGTTatgcatttttattcctttgtCAATTTTTTATCAGAACCTTTAGGCAatgggttttttgttattgttcttTTATAAATGTCGGTTCGGTATTTTTCTATATTTCCAGTGTTTCTCAAGTTCAATCAAGCTGTCATTTttagagcaaaacaaagggaaaattttaaaaggtTATGGGTATAGCAGGAAATCCCTGTGTGTGCCACAGCCACTCCAAAACCAGGTCAATGGGATCGGATCAAACCGTAAGAAATCATCTACAACCAAACCCGTTTACGACCGTCTAACCGTCGTTTTCGTCCCGTATCCCTCCAAACGGTGAATGTCAAGGATCAGGTTGTAGgacaaaaatcgataaaaatgtTAATTGCCACCATTTAGCGAGACAACTGAGCCGACAACAAAATATCGGTGGcacgagcaaacaaaaaacacagcgctggaaaaatgatcacaaaaaaacgagcaaataatttcatttcgatGAGGAGCAAAAGGCAACCGTTCGTGCCGGTGTATGTGAAAGGTGGTTACTGCAAGGAGAATAATTGTACTGTGGCAGCCATTTTCGATTTCATGCCTCACCGGATAAATTATGGTATCCGGTGGTGCGCATACGatgacattaaaaataaaggcTTTGGGAAATAATGTTACTTCCCAccggaacataaaaaaaattgttccaaaTGTTCGATCGGACAATGTTTCCCTGTCCGACCAAACGTTCTACATGGGGGACCGTTCTGCAGTAGCAAAGCAAGAAGTAATAAACAGGACGTTACCAGCGAGATAAACGCGAATATGGCGTTGAGTGTATTGTATGATCCAACCGTTGCTACGCAGAGACCGTAACCCATGCACTTAATTGTTTTCTCTTAGCGTGTCGCTGACCTAGAGTTCATTACCAAAGTGCAACTGCCGACTGccggcaaacgaaaaaaaagaaaaaaaacaaatggcgaCACAAAACGATAACGCGATGATGGTAATAGTACTAAAAGGAATATAGCTCTTATATATCGATTACTTCACGCGATTGCACCGACAGGTAAAATTGGAAGCGAAAGGACATTTGGCAAAaacaagtaacaaaaaaaaaacactgtaacAAATCCTTTGGACACAGCGGGCCGAGGTGGAATAAATGTGTTTTCTATCCCGCGGTTCCATTTGGTTCCTTGTTTTCGCAAACCGTACCAGATGCTTTCTGATTGATCAATATCAACCGAAGGAAATAGGCCGCGGGTGCGTTGATATAACGAGAAGCGgccaaaaaaatacatacgcCCGAAACGCGGCAATCCGCATTTCGCTAGCGTTAGTTGCGTACGTTCCGCGTAACGGCAAAGGAAGGAGAAGCTGTTGggcgttttttgtgtgtgtgcgtgtgctttcCTCTCATTCTACCCTCaatgtttttattctattCACGGTTTTGAGGTCCCGAGTTTTATTTCCGGTCGACTGAGCATTGGTTTTAGCAGCAGTGCTACACGGAACGCTTGggaatttttattcaaatttgcaTCTTTCCAGTTTTTTCGTGAGTCTCCACCACTCCTCCACAATCGAATGGGCACGTACAGGGAGTGGGAGCGAGCCAAAGTGGttaccagtgtttttttttttgctatccaATCAAGGAGTAATACTCCTGACACTGGGGATGGTTTTCCGGCAGAGGCCTTTTGGAATTGCCCTATTTCTAGCCATTCTAGCTGATTCGCCCGGATGACGTCAGTAAACCTGCTGTGGAGCGTACAAGGAAACATAAACCGTACCAAACAATTACCAAGAATTGGTCCTACTGCACAACCGATTCAATTAAAGATGCATACATGACACAATTTGATGGATTCTTGCAAACCCACCAGGCAATCTGCATTAAAACGTTGTATGTCGGAATAGTGACAGTAACCAAGTTTTTGGGCCTTCCCCACCCCCTCGAAACGAGTTCCAGACGTTTGTCTTTCAGAAAGTAGAAGTGTGTGAAGCATTTTGAGTGAGAGGAATCCTGGTGAATCCCCACGTCCGGGTaggaaactcttcaaaactcTGGTCTTGGTACATAGGTGACTCAGTCGTAGTACTGCCATCTTGCCATGACCATTACCagaggtagaagaagaagggaTAGGGGAATCCCCACCAGGCATTGGGATGGAAACGTTCACACAGCGTGAGCCTCGTGACAATGCAGACATCCAGAATCCTGGTGATTCCCCACAATTCCGATAGCCAACTCTTCAAAACTCTGGTCCTGGTACATGGGTGAGTGACTCAGTCGTTGTACTGCACCGGCCATCTTCCCATAACCATTACCAGTGAGTGGATTATCCACCATTACCATTGTTCCATCGCATGGCCGGGACCCTGCAGGGCTTTCTGTGCGATGTACGGTCGACACAGTGCAATATGTTGCGTTATATTTGAATAGACAgagggagcgagagagagagaggaagaaaaaacacaaataaacaaaacaccgatCTTAACCACAAAACGATTGTACGGCGAAACCACTAAGATTTGCGCTGGTCATGGATTGGTGTGCCTTTGTTCTGGGCTTTCAACATCTTCGCATGTTTCTTTTGactctttgctttttttttcgttagtcCTCTCTATTCCCTGAACATGACAGGACACTCCTGTGCCTGGCGGTACAAAATGAGGCACGATGGTACAAACGGTTCACAACAGACTGGACGAAATGGTGTTACTGCAGGCGAAACCTGTCCGGCGGAACGGGGAACGGAGGCTTGCGGTACGCATTTCGCGATTGTTTCGGTGTGCTGCCCATCTAATCGGAAACGAGGAACAAAGCACGACAAAGTTTGTACCTGCCGCACCTGCACGATCAGGTGGCGTTGATTTACTAGTCCAATATGTATGTGTGGCCTCGTTACTAAGGTGGATGAGCTGTGAGTTGATAGTGTATTGTTTGTGCGctgggtttcgtttttgtttttgtttgtatcgtTCTTACTGTCTCGTTATCGCTTGCTCTCGCTACCGGCCAGAAACGTCGAGCTTATGGCGTTGGTGTAtaggtgtgtgagtgagtgggtACCACAGTACATTTTTCGGAAggttgttgaattttttaacACCTCCACCGCAAATGATGAagcagcttttctttttccttcgatGTTCcgatatgtatgtgtgtgtgcgtgtgtgtggcagAGTATatagcatgtgtgtgtgtttgtttttgggattATATTATGTCACGGTAGGATGAAAGGCAGGCTCAGCTTCACTAGTCACGCCGGTAACCAAACGAGGCGCCATATTGGAATGGGAGATTGTTTCGGCTGCGGTATCCTCCGCGTTTTCAACCGATTTGAAACAAAAGGCGATCTATTAGCTAGGCTtttcatcacaa
This sequence is a window from Anopheles marshallii chromosome X, idAnoMarsDA_429_01, whole genome shotgun sequence. Protein-coding genes within it:
- the LOC128713690 gene encoding retinol dehydrogenase 13, with protein sequence MDEIKKALTEADPFASWWPFIIAGIVFVIGTVRTYMGGQPCPNGNTIPERVVVVTGASGGIGREVCRELARRKARCLVLACRSTEQGDALRELLHREAPDCTCEVFVLDLRSFDSVRRFVRQVQAHHPTVDALVNCAGVIFQPGGRTVDGYEQHLQCNFLSHFLLTQLLRPQLVRSQYGGRVVNVSAHGYTAAKIVDRDDPLNVRQLTQSGRDAFAHSKLAIVLASRVLARKLQAEGHQTTVNCCSPGLVRGTGHLRHSPIMKALFAKVLTFPWMWLFMRSPAQGAHTIVRLVTDPELASCNGDFFNDCERVEMSDLAKDDELAERLYHASLSAVGLSETSSQQHIKGKKN